The Streptomyces sp. JB150 genomic interval CGCGGACGTCCCCGTGCACGACCTGATCGTCGGCACCGGCGAGGGCCAGGTGGAGCTGAAGAAGCTGCGCACCACCATGCTGAAGCTGCCCCGGGTGCTGACCGGCCCGCAGGTGACCGCCACCAACGACCGGCTGCGCGCGCTCGGCGACCTGATGAGCAACATGCCGCTGCCGAAGGGTCCGATGCCCAAGGGCATGCGCCTGCCGAAGGGCGGCCCGCGGCCCCGCTGACCCAGAGCCTCGTACGACGAAGGGCGCCCGGATCACTCCGGGCGCCCTTCGTCGTACGAGCGGCTCTCAGATCCGCACTTCGGCCGTGCGGGCCAGCCGGTCGTGCAGGCCGCGGCCGTCGCGGTCCCAGACCAGGGCCGGGATCGCGAGGCAGAGCAGGACCGTGCGGACCACGGCGCGGCCGAGGTGGACGGTGCCGGTGTCCAGGGCGACGACGCGCAGGCCGAGCAGGCGCTTGCCGGGGGTGAAGCCGACCGTGCCGACGGTGAGCAGGCTCATCACGAAGAAGACGAGCAGGGCCCAGTTGCCGGTCGCCTGGCCGTAGCCGTCGGTGATGAGACCGTATGCGATCAAGAGGCACAGGCCCCAGTCGACGGCCAGCGCGCCGAGACGGCGGCCGGGGCGGGCCAGTGAACCCGGGCCGTCCTCCGGCAGGCCGAGCTGTTCGCCCCGGTATCCGAAGTCGGCGCCGGCCTCCTCCATGGCCGCGCGCGGGCCGGAGAGCCATGATCCGATTGCTTGCCTCTTGTCCACCCGTCCACGGTACTGCGCCCGTTTTCGACCGGTGGACGGCGGGGTGTTTCCGGACCCGGTGCGGACTACCGTGGAACGCGAGCCGGTTAACTTGTGCGAAACAAATGGGTCACGCCGGAGAAATCACGCCTCCCTAGGGTCGAGGACAGCGTGTGCCACCGCACTGGCCGCACGAACGATCTACCACCCCGGCGGGACGGTCGGGAGTAGGAGGAGCTGGATGTTCCAGAACGCCGACGAGGCCAAGAAGTTCATTGCCGACGAGGACGTCAAGTTCATCGACGTCCGGTTCTGCGACCTCCCGGGCGTCATGCAGCACTTCACGATTCCGGCTGCGGCGTTCGACCCGGACGAGGAGCTGGCCTTCGACGGCTCCTCCATCCGTGGCTTCCAGGCCATTCACGAGTCCGACATGGCGCTGCGCGCCGACCTGTCCACCGCGCGGGTGGACCCGTTCCGCCGCGACAAGACGGTGAACATCAACTTCTTCATCCACGACCCGATCACGGGCGAGCAGTACTCCCGTGACCCGCGCAACGTGGCGAAGAAGGCCGAGGCCTACCTCGCGTCCACGGGGATCGCCGACACCGCGTTCTTCGGCCCCGAGGCCGAGTTCTACGTCTTCGACAGCGTGCGCTTCAAGACCGCCGAGAACGAGTCGTACTACCACATCGACTCCGAGGCGGGCGCCTGGAACACCGGCGCGCTGGAGGACAACCGCGGTTACAAGGTCCGCTACAAGGGCGGCTACTTCCCGGCCCCGCCGGTCGACCACTTCGCCGACCTGCGCGCCGAGATCTCCCTGGAGCTGGAGAAGGCGGGCCTGCAGGTCGAGCGCCAGCACCACGAGGTGGGCACCGCCGGCCAGGCGGAGATCAACTACAAGTTCAACACGCTGCTGGCCGCCGCGGACGACCTCCAGCTGTTCAAGTACATCGTGAAGAACGTGGCCTGGCGCAACGGCAAGACCGCGACCTTCATGCCGAAGCCGATCTTCGGTGACAACGGCTCGGGCATGCACGTCCACCAGTCGCTGTGGAGCAACGGCGAGCCGCTGTTCTACGACGAGCAGGGCTACGCGGGCCTGTCCGACACCGCCCGCTACTACATCGGCGGCATCCTCAAGCACGCCCCGTCGCTGCTGGCCTTCACCAACCCGACGGTGAACTCCTACCACCGCCTGGTGCCGGGCTTCGAGGCGCCGGTGAACCTGGTGTACTCGCAGCGCAACCGCTCCGCCGCGATGCGTATCCCGATCACGGGTTCGAACCCGAAGGCCAAGCGCGTCGAGTTCCGCGCGCCCGACTCCTCCGGCAACCCGTACCTCGCCTTCTCGGCGCTGCTGCTCGCGGGCCTGGACGGCATCAAGAACAAGATCGAGCCGGCCGAGCCGATCGACAAGGACCTCTACGAGCTGGCTCCCGAGGAGCACGCGGGCGTCCCGCAGGTCCCGACCTCCCTCGGCGCGGTCCTCGACTCCCTGGAGGCCGACCACGAGTTCCTCCTCCAGGGCGACGTGTTCACGTCCGACCTGATCGAGACGTGGATCGACTACAAGCGCACGAACGAGATCGCTCCGCTCCAGCTGCGTCCGCACCCGCACGAGTTCGAGCTGTACTTCGACGTGTGATCCCCGTACCGGGGGTGACCAGGGAAGTAATCACTCCGACTCGCCCCCGGTCCGCACAGAGTCCGCAAGAGAAGTGATCTTGCCGCTCAGGACCCGCTCGACAGCGGTCCGCGTCGACTCGTCCGAGTCGGGCCACAGGTGCCCGTAGGTGTCCAGCGTCGTCTTCGCCGAGGCATGGCGGAGGCGGTGCTGGACCACCTTCACGTCTGCCCCCGACGCGATCAGCAGGGAGGCGTAGAAGTGCCGGAGGTCGTGGAAGCGGAAGCCGCCCGGCAGCCCGGCGACCTTGCCCCGGATGCGGCGCATCTCCCGCTCGACCTGCCACGGCCCGAGCTGGGCGCCGTCCTCGTCGACCAGGACGTGTGCGCGGTCCGCGCACAGCGGCTTCAGCACCGTGACGAGACTGTCCGGGATCGGCACCGTCTCCCCGCTCATCTCCGTCTTCAGCGGGAGCGCCGGGTACTGCACGGCCGGAGTGATGGCACGGCCCTCGAGGTCTACGTCCTGCGGCCGTAGCCCGCACGCCTCCGCAGTGCGCAGACCGACGAACGCCCCGAGCAGGAGCGCCGGCCGGAACGGCGCGGCCGCCTGCTCGTACAGCGCCCACACCTGCGCCTCC includes:
- a CDS encoding RDD family protein gives rise to the protein MDKRQAIGSWLSGPRAAMEEAGADFGYRGEQLGLPEDGPGSLARPGRRLGALAVDWGLCLLIAYGLITDGYGQATGNWALLVFFVMSLLTVGTVGFTPGKRLLGLRVVALDTGTVHLGRAVVRTVLLCLAIPALVWDRDGRGLHDRLARTAEVRI
- the glnA gene encoding type I glutamate--ammonia ligase is translated as MFQNADEAKKFIADEDVKFIDVRFCDLPGVMQHFTIPAAAFDPDEELAFDGSSIRGFQAIHESDMALRADLSTARVDPFRRDKTVNINFFIHDPITGEQYSRDPRNVAKKAEAYLASTGIADTAFFGPEAEFYVFDSVRFKTAENESYYHIDSEAGAWNTGALEDNRGYKVRYKGGYFPAPPVDHFADLRAEISLELEKAGLQVERQHHEVGTAGQAEINYKFNTLLAAADDLQLFKYIVKNVAWRNGKTATFMPKPIFGDNGSGMHVHQSLWSNGEPLFYDEQGYAGLSDTARYYIGGILKHAPSLLAFTNPTVNSYHRLVPGFEAPVNLVYSQRNRSAAMRIPITGSNPKAKRVEFRAPDSSGNPYLAFSALLLAGLDGIKNKIEPAEPIDKDLYELAPEEHAGVPQVPTSLGAVLDSLEADHEFLLQGDVFTSDLIETWIDYKRTNEIAPLQLRPHPHEFELYFDV
- a CDS encoding site-specific integrase, which produces MASLAKRPNGKWRARYRDAAGREHARHFARKVDAQRWLDEETASIVTGQYVDPQARKVTVDEWCDVWLEGYGARRASTVRQARVHLARIRQEFGPLPLTAVQPSMVRAWMARLRNEGLSASYLFALHSRLSQVMQDAVLDRKVPANPCSRRTSPGAGKPRPYVATEAQVWALYEQAAAPFRPALLLGAFVGLRTAEACGLRPQDVDLEGRAITPAVQYPALPLKTEMSGETVPIPDSLVTVLKPLCADRAHVLVDEDGAQLGPWQVEREMRRIRGKVAGLPGGFRFHDLRHFYASLLIASGADVKVVQHRLRHASAKTTLDTYGHLWPDSDESTRTAVERVLSGKITSLADSVRTGGESE